A section of the Streptomyces sp. SCL15-4 genome encodes:
- a CDS encoding DNA sulfur modification protein DndB, with product MSITVDSSRLSLVREESTYLAIRTSQGGRTVYTTRIPLADLSVILTIPDPAKPDPDNRKVDIAHAKGFGQYLADNPGWVAPALLIRDTGGCRFEPISEDGSVGYLTVPWSIGGIGRLITIDGQHRILGVHLEKKRITDEVSRIDREIHRANEPKKAKLEQDREALIGRMQRLKDEFVGIDIYVEPDGVKGQQMFVDVADNAKGISGAVRARFDTSRIANRTLSDIVTHPLFLGKIDIERDRMTLANRNLMGAKHVADITRAVIAGPGGRVSKKVESLTDNEVIESVRGFLDVISIAFTALAEITEEDVDNYDPSLSEKKKNEPPAPPTKAMRLRESSLLGSVGMLRVLGGVYRNLREDGADDGDIQEFFKRLDRHMAAPVTEDSIWRTTAANEDFEPNASAPIMRQQNVVHLTRVITDWYKKAPAAI from the coding sequence TTGAGCATCACTGTCGACTCGTCGCGCCTCTCTCTCGTGCGCGAGGAGTCCACTTACCTGGCGATCCGCACCAGCCAGGGCGGTCGGACCGTCTACACGACGCGTATCCCGCTCGCCGACCTCTCGGTCATCCTCACCATCCCGGACCCGGCCAAGCCGGACCCCGACAACCGCAAGGTGGACATCGCCCACGCCAAGGGCTTCGGTCAGTACCTCGCCGACAACCCCGGCTGGGTGGCTCCGGCCCTCCTCATCCGCGACACCGGCGGATGCCGCTTCGAGCCGATCAGTGAAGACGGCTCGGTCGGCTACCTCACCGTCCCGTGGTCCATCGGCGGCATCGGACGCCTGATCACGATCGACGGCCAGCACCGCATCCTCGGTGTCCACCTGGAAAAGAAGCGCATCACGGACGAGGTATCCCGAATTGATCGGGAAATCCACCGCGCCAACGAGCCCAAGAAGGCGAAGCTGGAGCAGGATCGCGAGGCCCTGATCGGCCGAATGCAGCGACTCAAGGACGAGTTTGTCGGCATCGACATCTACGTGGAGCCCGACGGTGTCAAGGGCCAGCAAATGTTCGTCGACGTCGCGGACAATGCCAAGGGCATCTCCGGTGCCGTCCGGGCCCGCTTCGACACCTCGCGCATCGCCAACCGCACGCTCAGCGACATCGTCACCCACCCCCTCTTCCTCGGCAAGATCGACATTGAGCGGGACCGGATGACCTTGGCCAACCGCAATCTGATGGGTGCCAAGCACGTCGCGGACATCACGCGGGCCGTCATCGCCGGTCCCGGTGGGCGCGTCAGCAAAAAGGTCGAGTCACTGACCGACAACGAGGTCATCGAGAGTGTTCGCGGCTTCCTTGACGTCATCTCCATCGCTTTCACCGCGCTCGCCGAGATCACCGAGGAGGACGTGGACAACTACGATCCCTCGCTTTCCGAAAAGAAGAAGAACGAGCCGCCGGCTCCTCCCACCAAGGCTATGAGGCTGCGCGAGTCCTCGCTCCTGGGTTCGGTGGGCATGCTCCGCGTCCTGGGCGGTGTCTACCGCAACCTTCGGGAGGACGGGGCCGACGACGGTGACATCCAGGAGTTCTTCAAGCGGCTCGACCGGCACATGGCCGCCCCGGTCACCGAGGACAGCATCTGGCGTACCACGGCCGCGAACGAGGACTTCGAGCCGAACGCCTCTGCCCCGATCATGCGGCAGCAGAACGTCGTGCACCTGACCAGGGTAATCACGGACTGGTACAAGAAGGCGCCGGCCGCCATCTGA
- a CDS encoding polymorphic toxin type 17 domain-containing protein: protein MGLWWPEADAGKLRDAARAWRAFADSVDDVRAPVHRSASSIIHNNTGESIEAFRKFWDRYAKDQDGGWLSDLAKSSREMAKALDKFADAIDDAINKLWTQIGIDAAVIAGGVTLAILTAGIASGAAAAAAEAVIEFGATMGVAVTTTVAEIAAGTLVAAAFGGIESVTVDLAVAQPLKIATGLQDGFSLDEVNQAAKDGMIFGGALGAGGGLLKAGMEGGLADTTPLLLRPPSLRPDLVELGPAARNAERTPCVGEPIDVATGAMLMTQTDLSLPAALPFEFTRTHLSSYRGGVCFGPTWISTLDECLQIDGEGVVFAAADGMRLVYPVPEPGVPTLPVKGPRWPLEWDGTPDGAMTVTDPATGVTRTFAAPVPSPTFGVFHLALDSKADRNGNRIDIERNEQGIPSGIRHSGGYYVAVDTRGPRVTALRLLDEPPSRYRPDTVPDEGTVIMRYAYDPSGNLTEVINSSGEPLRFTYDTEGRVTRWTDRNGTWFGYVYDSRGRVTRTEGVDGILSGTLTYDDTTRTTTYTDSQGHVSVHRCNAEGLVVEETDPLGHVTRTEWDEYGAWPLTVTDPLGHATRYTYDDAGHLTGVALPDGAEARAEYNGLGLPVKVVEPGGATWRHTYDDRGNVRVTVDPTGAETRYAYDGSGHLVAVTDALGHTRRIVPNAAGLPIALSDELGHETTVSRDAFGRIVAVTDPFGHTTRMGWTVEGKPKWREFADGTRESWTWDGEGNLVEHTDLAGSTTRQTVAPFDLPATRTDPDGTRYAFTYDTELRLTGVTNPEGRTWSYLYDEAGRLIAETDFNGRTLTYALDAAGRLTARTNGAGEILRFTRDACGRVVVQETDDGESTTYAYTPDGGLCRAANADAEMVMERDALGRILSETVNDRTSVFQYDALGRRTRRVAPSGLASDWTYDAAGRPVHLRSAAGSLDFSHDAAGREIERRFGEGITLTQSWNPNGQMTAQSLTSAGAPHRLLQHRTYAYRVDGHLTEIRELTSGTRRFHLDGTGRVTEVRAHGWTETYAYDITGKVRQTSAPGHDTPGERAFEGTLVRRAGRTTYEHDAQGRLVRRTRKLLSGKTHTWSYAWNAEDRLTEVVTPSGDRWKYAYDPLGRRISKHRVTGDGSPADRVEFSWDGTRLAEQTGPDGSVTTWDYEPDTHRPLTQTHHTPSHVPEAGSFIARLAEQTAPENTSRFLAVITDNAGSPMELVTGEGEVVWQRRNTLWGTHVPAGTDEPETATCPLRFPGQYADTETGLNYNYFRYYDPEVARYVSPDPLGLDAAPDHHAYVDAPLLLVDPLGLKCEEVVGTPRTGVKGLLKDAQLPHSGRIRFVPDKRVSISAGLPRGPRKGYIDRFGNEWIKGPSRTAGQPFEWDVQLSKLGKAKLGWLSRDGSHLNVSLDGEITHK from the coding sequence ATGGGCCTGTGGTGGCCGGAGGCCGACGCCGGGAAACTGCGGGACGCGGCAAGGGCCTGGCGCGCCTTCGCCGATTCGGTGGACGATGTCCGCGCTCCCGTCCACCGCAGCGCGTCGTCGATCATCCACAACAACACCGGTGAGTCGATCGAGGCGTTCCGCAAGTTCTGGGACCGCTACGCCAAGGACCAGGACGGGGGCTGGCTGAGCGATCTCGCGAAGTCCTCCCGGGAGATGGCCAAGGCGCTGGACAAGTTCGCCGACGCCATCGACGACGCGATCAACAAGCTCTGGACCCAGATCGGTATCGACGCGGCGGTGATCGCGGGCGGCGTGACGCTGGCCATCCTCACCGCGGGTATCGCGTCCGGGGCCGCCGCCGCGGCAGCCGAGGCGGTCATCGAGTTCGGCGCCACCATGGGCGTCGCGGTCACCACGACCGTGGCCGAGATCGCCGCGGGCACCCTGGTCGCCGCCGCTTTCGGCGGAATCGAGTCGGTCACGGTCGATCTGGCCGTGGCCCAGCCGCTGAAGATCGCGACCGGCCTGCAAGACGGCTTCAGCCTGGACGAGGTCAACCAGGCCGCCAAGGACGGCATGATCTTCGGCGGCGCGCTGGGAGCGGGCGGCGGCCTGTTGAAGGCCGGCATGGAAGGCGGGCTCGCCGACACCACCCCGTTGCTGCTGCGTCCGCCCTCGCTCCGTCCCGACCTGGTCGAACTGGGCCCGGCGGCCCGCAATGCAGAGCGCACGCCGTGCGTGGGCGAACCGATCGACGTGGCGACCGGCGCGATGCTGATGACACAGACGGACCTGTCTCTGCCGGCCGCTCTCCCCTTCGAGTTCACCCGCACCCACCTCTCCTCCTACCGGGGCGGCGTCTGCTTCGGCCCGACCTGGATCTCGACCCTGGACGAGTGTCTCCAGATCGACGGTGAAGGCGTCGTCTTCGCGGCGGCCGACGGTATGCGCCTGGTGTACCCGGTACCGGAACCGGGCGTACCGACCCTCCCGGTCAAGGGACCGCGTTGGCCCCTGGAATGGGACGGCACGCCGGACGGCGCGATGACGGTCACCGACCCCGCCACCGGCGTGACCCGCACCTTCGCGGCCCCCGTCCCCTCGCCGACCTTCGGCGTCTTCCACCTGGCCCTGGACTCAAAGGCCGACCGCAACGGCAACCGCATCGACATCGAACGCAACGAGCAGGGCATCCCCTCCGGCATCCGCCACTCCGGCGGCTACTACGTCGCCGTCGACACCCGGGGCCCGCGCGTCACGGCCCTGCGCCTGCTGGACGAACCCCCGTCCCGCTACCGCCCGGACACCGTGCCCGACGAGGGCACGGTCATCATGCGGTACGCCTACGACCCCTCCGGCAACCTCACCGAGGTCATCAACTCCAGCGGCGAGCCCCTGCGCTTCACCTATGACACCGAAGGCCGCGTCACCCGCTGGACCGACCGCAACGGCACATGGTTCGGTTACGTCTACGACTCCCGGGGCCGCGTCACGCGCACCGAAGGCGTCGACGGCATTCTGTCCGGCACCCTGACGTACGACGACACCACCCGCACGACGACGTACACCGACTCCCAGGGCCATGTCTCGGTCCACCGCTGCAACGCCGAGGGTCTGGTGGTGGAGGAGACCGACCCGCTGGGTCACGTGACGCGCACCGAGTGGGACGAATACGGGGCCTGGCCGCTCACGGTGACGGACCCGCTGGGCCACGCCACGCGGTACACGTACGACGACGCCGGCCACCTCACCGGAGTCGCCCTGCCCGATGGCGCGGAGGCGCGGGCGGAGTACAACGGGCTCGGCCTGCCGGTAAAGGTCGTGGAGCCGGGCGGCGCGACCTGGCGGCACACCTACGACGACCGTGGCAATGTGCGGGTCACCGTGGACCCGACCGGCGCCGAGACCCGCTACGCCTATGACGGTTCGGGACACCTGGTCGCCGTCACGGACGCGCTCGGCCACACACGGAGGATCGTGCCGAACGCGGCCGGCCTGCCGATCGCGCTCAGCGACGAGTTGGGTCACGAGACGACCGTGAGCCGCGACGCGTTCGGCCGGATCGTCGCGGTGACCGACCCCTTCGGTCACACCACACGCATGGGATGGACCGTCGAGGGCAAGCCGAAGTGGCGCGAGTTCGCCGACGGAACGCGCGAATCCTGGACCTGGGACGGCGAAGGCAACCTGGTCGAACACACCGACCTCGCCGGGAGCACGACCCGGCAGACCGTCGCACCCTTCGACCTCCCGGCGACCCGAACAGACCCGGACGGCACGCGGTACGCGTTCACGTACGACACCGAGTTGCGGCTGACAGGCGTCACCAACCCCGAGGGCCGAACCTGGTCCTACCTCTACGACGAGGCCGGCCGGCTCATCGCGGAGACCGATTTCAACGGCCGCACACTGACGTACGCGCTCGATGCCGCGGGCAGGCTCACCGCCCGGACCAACGGCGCCGGCGAGATCCTGCGCTTCACCCGTGACGCATGCGGCAGGGTCGTGGTCCAGGAAACCGACGACGGCGAGAGCACGACGTACGCGTACACGCCGGATGGCGGTCTGTGCCGCGCGGCCAACGCGGACGCCGAGATGGTCATGGAACGTGACGCGCTGGGCCGGATCCTGTCGGAGACGGTCAACGATCGCACGTCTGTCTTCCAGTACGACGCCCTCGGACGTCGCACGCGCCGTGTCGCACCATCCGGCCTGGCTTCGGACTGGACGTACGACGCGGCCGGACGACCGGTGCACCTGCGCTCGGCGGCGGGCTCGCTGGACTTCTCGCACGATGCCGCGGGGCGGGAGATCGAGCGCCGGTTCGGAGAAGGAATCACGCTCACGCAGAGCTGGAACCCGAACGGGCAGATGACCGCCCAGTCCCTGACCTCCGCCGGCGCCCCGCACCGCCTCCTCCAGCACCGCACGTACGCCTACCGGGTCGACGGCCACCTTACGGAGATCCGGGAGCTGACCTCGGGCACACGTCGCTTCCACCTGGACGGCACGGGCCGGGTCACAGAAGTACGGGCGCACGGCTGGACCGAGACCTACGCCTACGACATCACCGGCAAAGTCCGACAGACGTCGGCCCCCGGCCACGACACCCCCGGCGAGCGTGCCTTCGAGGGCACACTCGTCCGCCGGGCGGGCCGGACGACGTATGAGCACGACGCCCAGGGCCGGCTCGTCCGCCGAACGCGCAAACTCCTCAGTGGGAAGACGCACACGTGGTCCTACGCCTGGAACGCGGAGGACCGCCTGACCGAGGTGGTCACGCCGAGCGGTGACCGGTGGAAATACGCCTACGACCCGCTGGGCCGGCGCATCTCCAAGCACCGGGTGACGGGCGACGGATCACCGGCCGACCGCGTCGAGTTCTCCTGGGACGGTACCCGTCTGGCAGAACAGACCGGTCCGGACGGCAGCGTGACCACGTGGGACTACGAACCGGACACGCACCGTCCGCTCACCCAGACCCACCACACACCGTCGCATGTCCCCGAAGCAGGCTCCTTCATCGCGCGGCTCGCGGAGCAGACGGCGCCCGAGAACACCTCACGTTTCCTCGCCGTCATCACCGACAACGCCGGTTCCCCCATGGAGCTGGTCACCGGCGAGGGCGAGGTGGTGTGGCAGCGACGCAACACGTTGTGGGGCACCCACGTCCCGGCCGGGACCGACGAGCCGGAAACCGCCACCTGTCCGCTGCGCTTCCCGGGCCAGTACGCCGACACCGAGACAGGCCTGAACTACAACTACTTCCGCTACTACGACCCGGAAGTCGCCCGGTACGTCAGCCCGGACCCGCTCGGGCTCGACGCCGCTCCCGACCACCACGCCTACGTGGACGCGCCGCTGCTGCTGGTCGACCCGCTGGGCCTGAAATGCGAAGAGGTCGTCGGCACGCCGCGGACGGGGGTCAAGGGACTCCTCAAGGACGCACAGCTTCCCCACTCGGGACGCATCCGCTTCGTCCCGGACAAGCGCGTGTCGATCAGTGCGGGCCTGCCGCGCGGCCCCCGGAAGGGCTACATCGACCGGTTCGGTAACGAATGGATCAAGGGACCTTCCAGGACCGCCGGGCAGCCGTTCGAGTGGGACGTCCAGCTGAGCAAGCTGGGCAAGGCCAAGCTGGGGTGGCTCAGCAGGGACGGCAGCCACCTTAATGTGTCACTCGACGGCGAGATCACCCACAAGTGA
- a CDS encoding metallophosphoesterase, with the protein MRARYGIPLGIVAAGAAGLVYSAGFEARSFRLRRVTVPVLPPGMRPLRVLQVSDIHMVGGQRKKQRWLQSLAGLRPDFVINTGDNLSDPEGVPEVLDALGPLMEFPGAYVFGSNDYYGPKLRNPARYLLEKASGRHGLNGNAPAVGAIHNPWEDLRDGFDSAGWLNLTNTRGVLKIEGASIELTGLDDPHIKRDRYARVAGGPSQGHDFSLGVVHAPYLRVLDAFTADDYPLILAGHTHGGQLCIPFYGALVTNCDLDTDRVKGLSTHTVEGRTSYLHVSAGCGTNRYTPVRFACPPEATLLTLVERR; encoded by the coding sequence ATGCGCGCGCGATACGGAATCCCCCTGGGAATCGTGGCGGCCGGCGCCGCCGGCCTGGTCTACTCGGCGGGCTTCGAAGCCCGCTCCTTCCGCCTCCGACGGGTCACGGTCCCCGTCCTGCCCCCGGGCATGCGCCCGCTGCGCGTGCTCCAGGTCTCCGACATCCACATGGTCGGCGGCCAGCGCAAGAAGCAGCGCTGGCTGCAGTCGCTGGCCGGGCTCCGTCCCGACTTCGTGATCAACACCGGCGACAACCTGTCGGACCCCGAGGGCGTCCCCGAGGTGCTGGACGCCCTGGGCCCGCTGATGGAGTTCCCGGGGGCGTACGTCTTCGGCTCCAACGACTACTACGGCCCCAAGCTGCGCAACCCCGCCCGCTACCTTCTGGAGAAGGCGAGCGGACGCCACGGGCTGAACGGCAACGCGCCGGCCGTGGGCGCGATCCACAACCCGTGGGAGGACCTGCGGGACGGCTTCGACTCGGCGGGCTGGCTGAACCTGACCAACACGCGGGGAGTCCTCAAGATCGAGGGCGCCTCCATCGAGCTGACCGGCCTGGACGACCCGCACATCAAGCGGGACCGCTACGCCCGGGTGGCCGGCGGCCCGTCGCAGGGGCACGACTTCTCGCTCGGCGTGGTCCACGCGCCGTACCTGCGGGTACTGGACGCGTTCACGGCGGACGACTACCCCCTGATCCTGGCCGGCCACACCCACGGCGGCCAGCTGTGCATCCCCTTCTACGGCGCCCTGGTCACCAACTGCGACCTGGACACGGACCGCGTGAAGGGCCTGTCCACGCACACGGTGGAAGGCCGTACGTCCTACCTCCACGTCTCGGCCGGCTGCGGCACCAACCGCTACACCCCGGTCCGCTTCGCCTGCCCGCCGGAGGCGACGCTGCTGACGTTGGTGGAGCGGCGGTAA
- a CDS encoding Pr6Pr family membrane protein: MTAPIPRDIPDLPAVPGPPVLLPAPVPATAVVAPARRPSAAVLRLLIAVAAAAGVALELLLGGPARALSYFSVQANVLVAVIMFLSATRAWRARRPLPSSVTGAALLYVVIGALLYHLLLAHTTPPFSMTGAATAPERWHAQWTALQVLHVLVPAAAVLDWLLLTPAPRLHLRQTATWLLYPLAYLAFSFIRAALLPPADPSRYLYPFLDAAAHGYRSTLANALLLGLGIYALGVLLVALDHTRPSPTRHRV; encoded by the coding sequence ATGACCGCCCCGATACCCAGGGACATCCCGGACCTGCCCGCGGTCCCGGGCCCGCCCGTCCTGCTGCCCGCACCGGTCCCGGCCACGGCGGTGGTGGCCCCGGCGCGCCGCCCGTCGGCCGCGGTGCTCCGCCTGCTGATCGCCGTGGCGGCGGCGGCAGGGGTCGCGCTGGAGCTGCTGCTGGGCGGTCCGGCCCGCGCCCTGAGCTACTTCAGCGTCCAGGCCAACGTCCTGGTGGCCGTGATCATGTTCCTGTCGGCGACGAGGGCCTGGCGGGCCCGCCGCCCGCTCCCGTCGTCGGTGACGGGCGCGGCACTCCTCTACGTCGTGATCGGCGCGCTGCTCTATCACCTGCTCCTGGCCCACACGACGCCCCCGTTCTCGATGACCGGCGCGGCCACGGCGCCGGAGCGCTGGCACGCCCAGTGGACGGCGCTCCAGGTCCTGCACGTACTGGTCCCGGCGGCGGCCGTACTGGACTGGCTCCTGCTCACACCGGCGCCCCGCCTGCACCTCCGCCAGACCGCGACGTGGCTGCTCTACCCCCTGGCCTACCTGGCCTTCTCCTTCATCCGGGCCGCGCTCCTCCCGCCGGCCGACCCGTCCCGATACCTCTATCCCTTCCTGGACGCGGCGGCCCACGGCTACCGCAGCACCCTGGCGAACGCGCTCCTCCTGGGCCTCGGGATCTACGCCCTGGGGGTCCTCCTGGTGGCCCTGGACCACACCCGCCCGTCCCCGACCCGCCACCGCGTCTGA
- a CDS encoding toxin-antitoxin system HicB family antitoxin, whose protein sequence is MDLTPYVETLRRELAVAAEAGGEDARELAERLTAPLESAARLTMLNVLSAAMDEVTRELAPGSVDVRLRGLDPDFVVTLPAAEAGGPAEPALAVEAFKGAAEGDEGGTARVNLRLPAQLKARAEEAASREGLSVNAWLVRAVSAAVDGGSRPRTAEKSQTVGQRFTGWVR, encoded by the coding sequence ATGGACCTCACGCCCTATGTAGAAACCCTTCGCCGTGAACTCGCGGTGGCCGCTGAAGCCGGTGGCGAGGATGCTCGGGAGCTGGCCGAGAGGCTGACCGCTCCGTTGGAGTCGGCGGCTCGGCTGACCATGCTCAACGTGTTGTCCGCCGCGATGGACGAGGTCACCCGGGAGCTGGCGCCGGGGTCGGTGGACGTGCGGCTGCGCGGGCTCGATCCCGATTTCGTGGTGACCCTGCCGGCCGCCGAGGCGGGCGGTCCGGCCGAGCCGGCTTTGGCCGTCGAGGCCTTCAAGGGGGCGGCCGAAGGGGACGAGGGCGGGACCGCCCGGGTCAATCTGCGGCTGCCCGCCCAGCTCAAGGCCCGGGCCGAGGAGGCCGCGAGCCGCGAGGGGCTGTCGGTCAACGCGTGGCTGGTCCGGGCCGTGTCGGCCGCGGTCGACGGCGGCTCCCGGCCGCGCACGGCGGAGAAGAGCCAGACCGTCGGACAGCGTTTCACGGGCTGGGTGCGCTAG
- a CDS encoding transglycosylase domain-containing protein encodes MPKKRSGGGLSPMQQAAKFLGVSVLAGAVMAGIALPAAGALGLAAKGSVKGFDEIPANLKSPQLSQRTTILDSRGKQIATVYSRDRTVVDLKDISPYLQKAIVAIEDSRFYKHGAVDLKGVLRAVNKNAQEGGVAQGASTLTQQLVKNYFIEEAGDDPTKVAEATQQTLGRKIRELKYAIQIEDKLGKKKILENYLNITFFGEQAYGVEAAAQRYFSKHAKDLSLQESALLAGIVQSPSRYDPVNDEAEATKRRNVVLQRMAELGDISQKEADQAKGKPLGLRTSRPKNGCITAVKGAGFFCDYVRQVVLTDPVFGKTKEARAKLWNRGGLTIRTTLDPQAQQSAQESIKDHVYKSDAVATAATVVEPGTGKILAMGQSRPYGVNVNNDETTINLSVNQDMGGGAGYQPGSTFKPIVAAAAVEGGKPPTQEYSSPYEMAYPSPVAACDGKVWRNDPNRPAKLKNENDSERGPYGMAEATAKSVNTYYVQLISDIGICPVVDMAKKMGVARADGRKIDQAPSIALGTQEMSPLTMASAYAAFASRGMYCTPVAIESVTQKAGSEQKSLPVPKSTCSRAMSENTADTINTLLKGVVEDGTGQEAGLGSRPSAGKTGTTDERYAAWFVGYTPNMAGAVWVGDPQHKRKMTSITIGGVPHDKVYGGEVPGPIWRDMMSGALDGKPAPDFHLIDLPDDSHDEDDRGKGDRGATDDHNGDGNRTGQVTGGLIGGLTNGGTADGGAADGGTTAGALGGSFPTPTFSLPENVIQGQGDGWNGGNNGNGRGGGRH; translated from the coding sequence ATGCCAAAGAAGCGCTCGGGCGGCGGTCTGTCGCCCATGCAGCAGGCCGCCAAGTTCCTCGGTGTCAGTGTGCTCGCCGGAGCCGTGATGGCCGGCATCGCGCTGCCAGCGGCCGGCGCGCTGGGCCTCGCGGCCAAGGGCTCGGTCAAGGGGTTCGACGAGATCCCGGCCAACCTGAAGAGTCCCCAGCTGAGTCAGCGCACCACCATCCTGGACAGCCGGGGCAAGCAGATCGCGACCGTCTATTCCCGCGACCGTACGGTGGTGGACCTCAAGGACATCTCGCCGTACCTGCAGAAGGCGATCGTCGCGATCGAGGATTCGCGCTTCTACAAACACGGCGCCGTCGACCTCAAGGGCGTGCTGCGCGCCGTGAACAAGAACGCCCAGGAGGGAGGGGTCGCCCAGGGCGCCTCCACGCTCACCCAGCAGCTGGTGAAGAACTACTTCATCGAAGAGGCCGGCGACGACCCGACGAAGGTCGCCGAGGCCACCCAGCAGACCCTCGGCCGCAAGATCCGCGAGCTGAAGTACGCCATCCAGATCGAGGACAAGCTCGGCAAGAAGAAGATCCTCGAGAACTACCTGAACATCACCTTCTTCGGCGAGCAGGCCTACGGCGTCGAGGCCGCCGCCCAGCGGTACTTCTCCAAGCACGCCAAGGACCTGAGCCTGCAGGAGTCGGCGCTGCTGGCGGGCATCGTGCAGTCACCGAGCCGGTACGACCCGGTCAACGACGAGGCCGAGGCCACCAAGCGGCGCAACGTCGTGCTCCAGCGGATGGCGGAGCTGGGCGACATCTCCCAGAAGGAGGCCGACCAGGCGAAGGGCAAGCCGCTCGGCCTGCGCACCAGCCGTCCCAAGAACGGCTGCATCACCGCGGTCAAGGGCGCCGGCTTCTTCTGTGACTACGTCCGCCAGGTGGTCCTCACCGACCCGGTCTTCGGCAAGACCAAGGAGGCGCGGGCCAAGCTCTGGAACCGCGGCGGCCTGACGATCCGTACGACGCTCGACCCGCAGGCGCAGCAGTCCGCGCAGGAGTCCATCAAGGACCACGTCTACAAGAGCGACGCCGTGGCGACCGCCGCGACCGTCGTCGAGCCCGGCACCGGCAAGATCCTCGCCATGGGCCAGTCCCGTCCGTACGGCGTCAACGTCAACAACGACGAGACGACGATCAACCTGTCCGTGAACCAGGACATGGGCGGCGGCGCCGGCTACCAGCCCGGCTCCACCTTCAAGCCGATCGTCGCCGCGGCGGCCGTCGAGGGCGGCAAGCCTCCGACGCAGGAGTACTCGTCGCCGTACGAGATGGCCTATCCGAGCCCGGTGGCCGCGTGCGACGGCAAGGTGTGGCGCAACGACCCGAACCGGCCGGCCAAGCTGAAGAACGAGAACGACTCGGAGCGCGGGCCGTACGGCATGGCGGAGGCCACCGCGAAGTCGGTCAACACCTACTACGTCCAGCTGATCAGCGACATCGGCATCTGCCCGGTCGTCGACATGGCGAAGAAGATGGGCGTGGCGCGCGCGGACGGCCGCAAGATCGACCAGGCGCCCTCCATCGCGCTCGGCACCCAGGAGATGTCCCCGCTGACGATGGCGAGCGCGTACGCCGCCTTCGCCTCGCGCGGCATGTACTGCACCCCGGTCGCCATCGAGTCGGTCACCCAGAAGGCCGGCAGCGAGCAGAAGTCCCTGCCGGTGCCGAAGTCGACCTGCTCACGGGCGATGTCGGAGAACACCGCGGACACGATCAACACGCTCCTCAAGGGCGTGGTCGAGGACGGCACGGGCCAGGAGGCCGGCCTCGGCAGCCGCCCGAGCGCCGGCAAGACCGGTACGACGGACGAGCGCTACGCGGCCTGGTTCGTCGGCTACACCCCGAACATGGCGGGCGCGGTGTGGGTCGGCGACCCGCAGCACAAGCGCAAGATGACCAGCATCACCATCGGCGGCGTCCCGCACGACAAGGTCTACGGCGGCGAGGTCCCGGGCCCGATCTGGCGCGACATGATGTCCGGCGCGCTGGACGGCAAGCCCGCGCCGGACTTCCATCTGATCGACCTCCCCGACGACTCGCACGACGAGGACGACCGGGGAAAAGGCGACCGGGGGGCGACGGACGACCACAACGGGGACGGGAACAGGACCGGACAGGTGACCGGGGGACTGATCGGCGGCCTGACCAACGGGGGCACCGCTGACGGGGGCGCCGCTGACGGCGGCACGACCGCCGGCGCCCTCGGCGGCTCGTTCCCGACGCCGACGTTCTCGCTCCCCGAGAACGTCATCCAGGGGCAGGGGGACGGCTGGAACGGCGGGAACAACGGCAACGGCCGTGGGGGCGGCCGGCACTAG
- the wblA gene encoding transcriptional regulator WblA: protein MGWVTDWSAQAACRTTDPDELFVQGAAQNRAKAVCTGCPVRTECLADALDNRVEFGVWGGMTERERRALLRRRPTVTSWRRLLETARSEYERGAGIVSLDNDEVYENYAAVS from the coding sequence ATGGGCTGGGTAACCGACTGGAGTGCGCAGGCCGCCTGCCGCACTACCGATCCGGATGAACTGTTCGTTCAGGGAGCAGCGCAGAACAGGGCCAAGGCGGTGTGCACCGGATGCCCGGTACGCACCGAGTGCCTGGCCGATGCGCTGGACAATCGCGTCGAGTTCGGCGTGTGGGGAGGCATGACGGAGCGTGAGCGCCGTGCGTTGCTGCGCCGGCGCCCCACCGTGACCTCCTGGCGCAGACTCCTGGAAACCGCCCGCTCGGAGTACGAGCGCGGAGCGGGAATCGTGTCCCTCGACAACGACGAGGTGTACGAGAACTACGCCGCGGTGAGCTGA
- a CDS encoding GatB/YqeY domain-containing protein — MTTTLKSKLQDDLNAAIKERDELRSSTLRLTLAAITKEEVAGKEKRELSDDEILKVITREAKKRREAADAFAQGNRPEQAEREKAEGEVLAGYLPKQLSDEELNTIVEQAVAEAKAAGAEGPRAMGAVMKIVNPKVAGLAEGGRVAAVVKKLLQG, encoded by the coding sequence ATGACCACCACGCTCAAGTCGAAGCTGCAGGACGACCTCAACGCCGCGATCAAGGAGCGCGACGAGCTCCGCTCCTCGACGCTCCGGCTGACCCTCGCCGCCATCACCAAGGAGGAGGTCGCGGGCAAGGAGAAGCGGGAGCTGTCCGACGACGAGATCCTCAAGGTGATCACCCGCGAGGCGAAGAAGCGCCGGGAGGCGGCCGATGCGTTCGCCCAGGGCAACCGTCCCGAGCAGGCCGAGCGGGAGAAGGCGGAGGGCGAGGTGCTCGCCGGCTACCTGCCCAAGCAGCTGTCCGACGAGGAGCTGAACACGATCGTCGAGCAGGCCGTGGCGGAGGCGAAGGCGGCCGGTGCCGAGGGGCCGCGGGCCATGGGCGCCGTCATGAAGATCGTGAACCCGAAGGTGGCCGGGCTGGCCGAGGGCGGCCGGGTCGCCGCCGTGGTGAAGAAGCTCCTCCAGGGCTGA